A single window of Puniceicoccus vermicola DNA harbors:
- a CDS encoding glycosyltransferase family 9 protein: protein MKRIIISRTDRIGDVILTSAAFGPLRKTFPDASIRILVRPELVPLFANTPEIEAVPCPPGAGAKGFHRHRFREWRDYFRNNPADCIVFLHPDNDLQFAAAAAKIPRRLGYGKQLGRFALNESIPYTRHLGQKHEAVCNFDLLQKIGCALPDPIQPFLHVEDFQKDAGEITRKPYALFHPAAFGNKPRWSAQKYAELAEKLIQEFDWNLILIGSEPSPATAEAFLAHGIPDSKWEDRGGKDSLLETASLLKGAAMVVSRDSGPAHLAAAVGAPLVCLMGQCDPIHSPTRWAPIGPRARTIISDLPPQKGESRQDRWARCFDAISAEQVLSAIRELTR, encoded by the coding sequence ATGAAGCGGATCATCATTTCCCGTACCGATCGTATCGGCGACGTCATCCTCACCTCGGCGGCTTTTGGGCCGTTGAGAAAAACGTTTCCCGACGCCTCGATCCGGATTCTCGTGCGACCCGAGCTCGTTCCGCTCTTCGCAAATACCCCCGAGATCGAAGCCGTCCCCTGCCCTCCCGGAGCCGGAGCCAAAGGCTTTCATCGCCATCGCTTCCGAGAGTGGCGGGACTACTTTCGGAACAACCCCGCCGACTGCATCGTTTTTCTACATCCCGACAACGACCTTCAGTTTGCCGCCGCCGCCGCAAAAATTCCTCGCCGACTCGGATACGGCAAGCAACTCGGACGATTCGCACTCAACGAGAGCATTCCCTACACCCGCCACTTGGGCCAAAAGCACGAAGCCGTTTGCAATTTCGATCTCCTCCAAAAAATTGGCTGCGCGCTTCCCGACCCGATTCAGCCTTTCCTTCACGTTGAAGATTTTCAAAAGGATGCGGGAGAGATCACTCGGAAGCCATACGCCTTATTCCACCCCGCTGCCTTCGGAAACAAGCCGCGATGGTCGGCTCAAAAGTACGCGGAGCTTGCCGAAAAGCTGATCCAAGAATTCGACTGGAATCTCATATTGATCGGCTCGGAGCCTTCCCCAGCCACCGCAGAAGCCTTTCTTGCCCACGGCATCCCCGACTCCAAATGGGAAGACCGCGGCGGAAAAGATTCTCTCCTCGAGACCGCCTCGCTCCTCAAAGGAGCCGCCATGGTCGTATCCCGCGACAGCGGACCCGCCCACTTGGCGGCAGCCGTCGGAGCCCCTTTGGTGTGCCTCATGGGCCAATGCGACCCCATCCATTCCCCTACCCGCTGGGCCCCGATCGGTCCTCGCGCGCGGACGATCATTTCCGACCTACCGCCGCAAAAAGGAGAATCCCGCCAAGATCGATGGGCGCGATGCTTTGACGCGATTTCCGCCGAGCAAGTTCTCTCAGCAATCCGCGAGTTGACTCGATAA
- a CDS encoding glycosyltransferase: MGSSPQPTEGLGLRSEAHTKGQAPEVLYLCTTFPRLSETFVEREVRHLHKTLPLRIVSIWKGGEAPDLPVQKIPLLALLTLFGRIPFWLLRKPSGLLSLLQLFFHRFPRSFLNLEETLLGMGMGMILADQVRKNRPAWIHAIWATAPTTAALTLHKLTGVSFSFGAHAYDLFQDGGDCLLREKIRAASWIRTSTLASKQELIARGATPDKIVLIRRGLQELPDRQTPRPATGKVRLLSIGRLVAKKGYSEFIELCDELRKRGVPFNAIIIGDGPLREELQRKIVERQLGSFIQLTGALPRPEVEPYFQNSDLFVFTGVVSKDGDRDGLPNVVPEALAHGLPVMVRPALGVLEAITHEETGVVFEEETPSDWADQLLEVWEDHPKRVKLSETGRRWVEENFLSQNNTSLLAEKILSSQSPPPKGPQR, from the coding sequence TTGGGCTCCTCTCCCCAGCCAACCGAGGGATTGGGCCTCCGATCGGAGGCGCACACAAAAGGGCAAGCACCGGAGGTTCTCTACCTCTGCACGACGTTTCCGCGTCTATCGGAAACTTTTGTCGAGCGGGAAGTGAGGCACCTTCACAAAACCCTTCCCCTCCGGATTGTCTCCATCTGGAAAGGCGGTGAGGCACCGGACCTCCCCGTGCAGAAGATCCCCCTTCTGGCGTTGCTCACCTTATTCGGGCGCATCCCGTTCTGGCTGCTTCGCAAGCCTTCCGGACTTCTCTCGCTCCTGCAATTGTTCTTTCACCGGTTTCCCCGTTCCTTCCTGAATCTGGAGGAGACCCTCTTGGGAATGGGAATGGGGATGATCCTCGCCGATCAAGTTCGGAAAAATCGCCCCGCCTGGATTCACGCGATCTGGGCCACCGCACCCACCACCGCCGCCTTGACCCTGCACAAACTGACCGGAGTTTCTTTTTCGTTTGGCGCCCATGCCTACGACCTCTTTCAGGATGGGGGCGACTGCCTTCTCCGCGAAAAGATTCGAGCCGCCTCTTGGATTCGCACTTCCACCCTAGCCTCGAAGCAGGAACTCATCGCCCGGGGAGCGACACCCGACAAGATTGTCCTGATTCGGAGAGGATTACAGGAATTGCCCGACCGGCAAACTCCCCGTCCGGCGACCGGAAAAGTAAGGCTACTCTCCATCGGGCGACTCGTCGCGAAAAAAGGCTATTCGGAGTTTATCGAACTCTGCGACGAGTTGCGGAAACGAGGAGTCCCCTTCAACGCCATCATCATCGGAGACGGTCCTCTCCGCGAAGAACTACAGCGCAAGATCGTCGAGCGACAACTCGGCTCCTTCATTCAGCTCACCGGAGCCCTTCCCCGCCCTGAGGTCGAACCCTATTTCCAAAACTCTGATCTCTTTGTCTTCACCGGCGTCGTTTCCAAGGACGGAGACCGGGATGGACTGCCCAACGTCGTTCCCGAGGCGCTCGCTCACGGTCTGCCCGTGATGGTGAGACCGGCACTAGGCGTTCTGGAGGCGATCACGCACGAAGAAACCGGAGTGGTATTCGAGGAAGAAACCCCGTCGGATTGGGCCGACCAACTTCTCGAAGTCTGGGAAGATCACCCCAAACGAGTGAAGCTTTCGGAGACCGGTCGTCGATGGGTCGAAGAAAACTTCCTCTCGCAAAACAACACGAGCCTGCTCGCGGAAAAGATTCTCTCCTCACAAAGCCCTCCTCCGAAAGGCCCTCAGCGATGA
- a CDS encoding phosphopantetheine-binding protein, translating to MATVTLSPEDTLKLKESLKRCPEGTFEAAVEYRENSNPKLIPVIVSGIIERFLEPEAKPLLHSGKTDIRLFEDLGIDSLTMMEIVILVEETLNISFDNNELRELRTFEDIQAYMDSKATGSPTPKRAASLGFEEIASVLPQQPPFLFLNRATVGEETAKGEYRVDGGEFFLEGHFKNNPVVPASIMIEALGQLAVLFLLKSEGKQVPPSVFSETVFFKSCDGVRCHRICRPGDLFTMEVKLKRIRRPIAIFEGLITVGNEKAAFAEEIALAFDCAKEKPCEEPAAAKVNGSAHASVHSS from the coding sequence GTGGCTACAGTAACCTTATCTCCAGAAGATACTCTCAAATTGAAAGAATCCCTCAAACGGTGCCCGGAAGGCACCTTCGAGGCAGCAGTCGAGTATCGGGAGAACTCAAATCCGAAATTGATACCCGTCATCGTGTCGGGGATCATTGAACGCTTCCTCGAACCCGAGGCCAAACCTCTTCTCCACTCAGGGAAGACCGACATCCGCCTCTTTGAGGATCTGGGTATCGACTCCCTGACGATGATGGAAATTGTCATCCTCGTTGAAGAGACGCTCAATATTTCGTTCGACAACAACGAATTGCGGGAACTTCGCACCTTCGAAGACATCCAAGCCTACATGGACAGTAAGGCAACTGGATCCCCGACACCGAAGCGCGCCGCTTCCCTAGGGTTCGAAGAGATTGCCTCGGTTCTCCCGCAGCAGCCTCCATTCCTCTTCCTCAACCGCGCCACCGTCGGAGAAGAAACCGCCAAGGGCGAATATCGCGTCGACGGAGGTGAATTCTTCTTGGAAGGACACTTTAAAAACAACCCGGTTGTCCCCGCCTCGATCATGATCGAAGCCCTCGGACAGCTCGCGGTCCTCTTCCTTCTCAAATCTGAAGGCAAGCAGGTTCCCCCCTCCGTATTTTCGGAAACGGTCTTTTTCAAGAGCTGCGACGGAGTTCGCTGCCACCGGATTTGCCGTCCTGGCGACCTTTTCACGATGGAAGTGAAGCTGAAGCGGATCCGTCGCCCCATCGCGATCTTCGAAGGATTGATCACGGTCGGAAACGAAAAAGCCGCTTTTGCCGAGGAGATCGCTCTCGCCTTCGACTGCGCAAAAGAGAAACCTTGTGAAGAGCCCGCAGCGGCCAAGGTGAATGGTTCGGCTCACGCCTCCGTTCATTCCTCCTAA
- the trpS gene encoding tryptophan--tRNA ligase: protein MKKEEKPEKPVILTCAQPSGVLTLGNYLGALRNWATLLDGAECFFGIVDMHSITAKNVPAELRKNSISCLAQYIACGMDPEKSHLFIQSHVIGHAELAWVLSCQTPIGDLQRMTQFKEKAARLGFAVADTEEGDSLRFSHEGARAQASVNSGLLFYPVLMAADILLYNADQVPVGEDQRQHLELCRDLARRFNHNYSDTFTVPDALIPKEGARIRSLQDPEKKMSKSDDDPLATIYLLDPPKLIRKKIMSAVTDSDTEIRFGDDKPGVSNLLQILATTGGESIEDLVQSFEGKGYADLKSATADSVIALLEPVQKRYEELMADKSYLESVLKEGAEAAQKRAYKTLAKVYRKVGFYPRAR from the coding sequence ATGAAAAAAGAAGAAAAGCCCGAAAAACCCGTAATTCTCACCTGTGCACAGCCTTCAGGAGTCCTGACTCTGGGCAATTATCTGGGGGCTCTTCGCAATTGGGCGACCCTTTTGGATGGTGCGGAATGTTTCTTTGGGATCGTGGACATGCACTCGATCACAGCAAAAAACGTTCCAGCGGAATTGCGAAAGAATTCTATCTCCTGCTTGGCTCAATACATTGCCTGTGGAATGGACCCGGAGAAGAGTCACCTCTTTATTCAGTCCCATGTCATTGGTCATGCGGAACTTGCGTGGGTTTTGAGCTGTCAGACGCCGATTGGGGATCTGCAGCGAATGACACAATTTAAGGAAAAGGCAGCTCGGCTCGGTTTTGCAGTCGCTGACACCGAGGAGGGGGATAGCCTCCGGTTTAGTCACGAAGGGGCCCGTGCCCAGGCCTCGGTGAATTCGGGGCTGCTTTTTTACCCGGTCTTGATGGCGGCGGATATTCTTCTCTACAACGCCGATCAGGTTCCGGTGGGGGAGGATCAGCGGCAGCACCTGGAGCTTTGCCGGGATTTGGCCCGTCGCTTCAACCACAATTACTCGGATACGTTTACTGTGCCCGATGCCCTGATTCCGAAAGAGGGGGCCCGCATTCGCTCCCTGCAGGACCCGGAAAAGAAGATGTCAAAATCGGACGACGATCCGCTCGCGACGATCTATCTCCTCGATCCTCCGAAGCTGATTCGGAAAAAAATCATGTCGGCGGTCACGGATTCGGATACCGAGATTCGCTTTGGGGACGACAAGCCAGGTGTTTCGAATCTCCTCCAGATTCTCGCGACCACCGGGGGTGAGTCCATTGAAGATCTGGTCCAATCCTTTGAAGGGAAGGGCTACGCGGATTTGAAGAGCGCGACCGCCGATTCGGTAATCGCTCTTCTCGAGCCGGTGCAAAAACGCTATGAAGAGTTGATGGCGGATAAATCGTATCTCGAATCGGTTCTCAAAGAAGGGGCAGAAGCCGCTCAAAAGCGGGCCTATAAGACACTCGCCAAAGTTTATCGGAAGGTCGGCTTTTATCCCCGGGCGCGGTAG
- a CDS encoding dihydrofolate reductase → MGNDFQAARLASGLDVRAIAAVARNRVIGRDGQLPWNLPEDRQYLEDCVRGGIVIEGRRCYESRGKAFPGAERTVVLSSREDWSPEDASVCSSLEDAYQLLQGETRPVWILGGERLYHESLTHWRRLFLTLIHEDFEGDTLFPDWKQRFVKQIRRNDSHQGDLRYSFLVLAPVEDEKECAP, encoded by the coding sequence ATGGGCAATGATTTTCAGGCGGCTCGGCTCGCATCGGGCCTGGACGTTCGGGCGATTGCCGCAGTGGCCCGCAATCGGGTGATCGGGAGAGACGGGCAACTGCCCTGGAACCTTCCTGAAGACCGGCAATACTTGGAGGATTGCGTCCGCGGTGGCATCGTCATCGAGGGGCGGCGGTGCTATGAATCGCGAGGGAAGGCTTTCCCGGGAGCTGAGCGCACGGTCGTGTTGAGCAGCCGGGAAGATTGGTCTCCGGAGGACGCATCTGTGTGTTCTTCTCTGGAGGATGCCTATCAGCTTCTCCAAGGAGAGACTCGACCGGTATGGATTCTGGGAGGCGAGCGTCTCTACCACGAAAGTCTAACCCATTGGCGGCGGTTGTTCCTGACTTTGATTCACGAAGATTTTGAGGGGGATACTCTTTTTCCTGACTGGAAACAGCGCTTTGTGAAACAGATTCGTCGCAATGACTCACATCAGGGCGATTTGCGCTATTCCTTCCTTGTCCTCGCTCCGGTTGAGGATGAGAAGGAATGCGCACCATGA
- a CDS encoding glycosyltransferase family 4 protein — MKIVLITETFPPEVNGVAMTNQRLVRGLLAKGHEVVLVKPGKKKEAGEQESGWSVVPIFGVPIPNYQGLRFGLPRPGKLKGLLRRVQPSVVHVATEGPLGVSAMRAARKLGIPVTSTFHTNFQDYCADYGFPFLEKWAMRYLRWFHNSCVLTTVPDPGLIERLRTNGVKHLELLGRGADTALFAPSRRDEGLRREWGASPEDPVAIYVGRAAAEKNIPLALEAWQRARVKCPALKMVVVGDGPVRRKLAKRWPDVVFAGMRYDEDLARHYASADLFIFGSTSETFGNVVIEALSSGLVVLTYDYAAGHQFIDSGENGYLAPLDDREAFCGQTVELVEGRDDWSKIREEARSTAESYPWQNTIDRFEGMLVRAAQGGIPEEDSLSAAYATPTVGE, encoded by the coding sequence ATGAAGATTGTCCTGATTACGGAGACGTTTCCTCCCGAAGTGAACGGCGTCGCGATGACCAATCAGCGACTGGTTCGGGGTCTTTTGGCCAAGGGCCACGAGGTCGTTCTGGTCAAGCCGGGTAAGAAAAAGGAAGCCGGGGAGCAGGAATCCGGGTGGTCGGTGGTGCCGATCTTCGGCGTGCCGATCCCCAACTATCAGGGTTTGCGATTTGGTCTGCCGCGTCCCGGTAAGTTGAAAGGTCTCCTGCGGAGGGTGCAGCCTAGTGTTGTTCATGTTGCGACGGAGGGCCCCCTCGGTGTGTCGGCGATGCGGGCGGCGCGCAAGTTGGGGATTCCGGTCACTTCCACCTTCCATACGAATTTTCAGGACTATTGTGCGGATTATGGGTTTCCCTTCCTGGAGAAATGGGCGATGCGCTACCTGCGCTGGTTTCACAATTCCTGTGTCCTGACCACGGTTCCAGACCCCGGATTGATAGAGCGCCTGAGGACGAATGGGGTGAAGCACTTGGAATTGTTGGGGCGCGGTGCCGATACGGCTCTTTTTGCTCCGTCGCGCCGGGATGAAGGCCTTCGGCGGGAGTGGGGGGCCTCACCGGAAGATCCCGTTGCCATCTATGTCGGTCGCGCTGCAGCCGAAAAGAACATCCCGCTGGCGTTGGAGGCGTGGCAACGGGCCCGGGTAAAGTGTCCGGCCCTGAAGATGGTCGTGGTCGGTGATGGGCCAGTTCGCCGGAAATTGGCGAAGCGTTGGCCGGATGTTGTTTTTGCCGGGATGCGGTACGATGAAGATCTCGCCCGCCACTACGCGTCGGCGGATTTGTTCATTTTCGGAAGCACTTCTGAGACTTTTGGCAATGTTGTGATTGAGGCTTTGTCCAGTGGATTGGTCGTGCTGACCTACGACTACGCGGCCGGCCATCAGTTCATTGATTCGGGAGAGAATGGCTATCTTGCCCCCCTGGATGATCGGGAAGCCTTTTGCGGGCAGACTGTGGAGCTGGTCGAGGGCCGGGATGACTGGTCGAAGATCCGGGAAGAGGCTCGATCGACCGCGGAGTCCTATCCCTGGCAGAATACTATCGACCGATTTGAAGGAATGCTCGTCCGTGCGGCCCAAGGAGGAATTCCGGAAGAAGATTCCTTGAGCGCAGCGTATGCCACCCCTACGGTGGGGGAATGA
- a CDS encoding SDR family oxidoreductase, with the protein MKVFVFGASGLVGSAIARACVRRRIDTFTFVGSRGSGVSGVVSERSVDITDRETIERLILEEWPDVVINAAAVSSPGDVDQNPALAEKINVAFPRQLAMLTRHLGAQFIHFSTDMVFDGDVGGYRSTATPNPLSLYGQLKLMAEREILKFNDERPVVLRITIVNGNSVSGQRSVHEKLLGMVAAGEKPRLFTDEIRQPCSASNVAEVAVELAERNDLHGIFHWAGSDPVSRADLGRAVMRRFGLSEDHIEAVEAASLEGNSKRPANLTLELEPLAGKLKTQPASLAAQMEELQPPAHLYRWIRENGKL; encoded by the coding sequence ATGAAGGTATTTGTCTTCGGAGCGTCGGGCCTGGTGGGGTCGGCAATAGCCCGGGCCTGTGTAAGGCGCCGGATCGATACGTTTACGTTTGTCGGAAGCCGTGGATCCGGAGTGTCGGGTGTGGTTTCGGAGAGATCGGTCGATATTACGGATCGGGAAACCATCGAGCGGCTCATCTTGGAGGAGTGGCCGGATGTTGTCATCAACGCGGCCGCTGTCAGTAGCCCCGGCGATGTTGATCAGAATCCGGCTCTGGCGGAGAAGATCAACGTGGCTTTCCCCCGTCAGTTGGCCATGTTGACGCGCCACCTCGGCGCCCAGTTTATTCACTTTTCGACCGATATGGTTTTCGATGGCGATGTCGGAGGATATCGCTCCACTGCTACCCCGAATCCACTCAGCCTCTACGGCCAGCTGAAATTGATGGCGGAGCGTGAGATCTTAAAGTTTAACGACGAGCGCCCAGTCGTTCTCAGAATCACTATCGTCAACGGCAATAGCGTGAGCGGACAGCGTAGTGTCCACGAAAAGTTGCTGGGGATGGTGGCTGCAGGCGAAAAGCCTCGGCTTTTTACCGATGAAATTCGGCAGCCATGTTCCGCGAGCAATGTTGCCGAGGTCGCGGTCGAACTCGCGGAGCGTAACGATCTTCATGGGATCTTTCACTGGGCGGGAAGCGATCCTGTGTCCCGTGCCGATCTGGGACGAGCGGTGATGAGGCGTTTTGGACTCTCGGAAGATCATATAGAGGCGGTCGAGGCCGCTTCTTTGGAAGGGAATAGCAAACGTCCGGCGAATCTAACCCTGGAACTCGAGCCCTTGGCAGGGAAATTGAAGACCCAGCCCGCCTCCTTGGCGGCTCAAATGGAAGAACTTCAGCCTCCTGCTCACCTCTATCGCTGGATTCGCGAGAACGGGAAGCTCTGA
- a CDS encoding UvrB/UvrC motif-containing protein, which yields MEQQPHDSKTDPKIFLTKIIGGKVFTSVVDKADAEDSILKAPGYSLIADGENLGRVKNRITIECPACGCSKEKFEETGRFGCPECYKAFGPFLSPVLRKMHKGLRHVGKIPRRRLSPPVIEERVRLLTLDLEQAVKIENYEGAAELRDEIRSLQSLLNSDS from the coding sequence ATGGAGCAGCAGCCGCACGATTCGAAGACCGATCCGAAGATTTTCCTCACGAAAATCATCGGAGGGAAGGTGTTTACTTCGGTAGTAGATAAGGCCGATGCGGAGGATTCTATCCTCAAGGCCCCGGGGTATTCCCTGATTGCGGATGGAGAGAACTTGGGCCGGGTGAAGAATCGGATCACGATTGAGTGTCCGGCCTGTGGATGCTCGAAGGAGAAGTTTGAGGAGACGGGCCGTTTCGGATGCCCGGAGTGTTATAAGGCATTTGGCCCATTTTTGTCTCCAGTCTTGCGGAAAATGCATAAAGGGCTGCGACACGTCGGGAAGATACCACGGCGTCGGCTGAGTCCTCCGGTCATTGAGGAGCGGGTTCGCCTGCTGACTCTCGACCTCGAACAGGCCGTAAAGATTGAAAATTACGAGGGTGCCGCGGAATTGCGGGACGAAATCCGATCCTTGCAGTCACTCTTGAACTCGGATTCGTGA
- a CDS encoding VTT domain-containing protein: MNRGIRTAILLAIAFVLAFAALILWMPESFMHDAIRIGKDLWSQLGDHPVLLYSLIVVLPAFPIPQTPFLILAGMVFSEALGEGFGAAVAASAVALNILWSYFLTVGPLHSLAEKILARFEYSVPKIPPEDHLKFSFLVRVTPVFPLCVQNYLLGLLKVPLAKYLLASWTTQVPLAFAVALTAGAILEGNLAVVLVAVAVLLFLVIGLKWVRRRLRKDPELEGLDEEMGVEDHSSQPLES, encoded by the coding sequence GTGAATCGAGGTATTCGCACCGCGATCCTTTTGGCGATCGCCTTCGTTTTAGCTTTCGCAGCCCTGATTCTGTGGATGCCGGAGTCGTTTATGCACGATGCAATCCGGATCGGGAAAGATCTTTGGAGTCAACTGGGCGATCACCCAGTTCTCTTATACTCTCTCATTGTGGTCCTCCCGGCATTTCCTATCCCGCAGACTCCGTTTCTGATATTGGCCGGGATGGTGTTCTCGGAGGCGCTGGGGGAAGGCTTCGGTGCCGCGGTCGCCGCCAGCGCGGTGGCCCTCAATATTCTCTGGTCCTATTTCCTCACCGTGGGGCCCCTTCATTCCCTCGCTGAGAAGATTCTCGCCCGTTTTGAATACAGTGTGCCGAAAATTCCGCCCGAGGATCATTTGAAATTTTCCTTTCTGGTCCGGGTGACCCCGGTTTTCCCTCTCTGCGTGCAGAACTACCTTTTGGGGCTATTAAAGGTGCCCCTCGCCAAATACTTATTGGCGAGCTGGACGACTCAGGTTCCGTTGGCTTTTGCCGTCGCTCTCACTGCCGGAGCGATTCTGGAAGGAAATCTGGCGGTGGTCCTGGTCGCGGTCGCGGTTCTCCTTTTCCTCGTGATTGGTCTCAAGTGGGTGCGCCGTCGGTTGCGGAAAGACCCGGAACTGGAAGGGCTCGACGAAGAAATGGGAGTCGAAGATCACTCGAGCCAGCCCCTGGAATCATGA
- the xseA gene encoding exodeoxyribonuclease VII large subunit, translating into MSRGPESAIGVTELTRSLKRVIEDGFPAVWVRGEISNLRKQPSGHCYFSLKDSGSQISAVLFRGNALRVECEPGDGRQVLAFGELSVYEPRGTYQIIIREMIEDGIGRLQREFERLKEKMRREGLFDDSRKKALPALPLKVGVVTSASGAAIRDMISVFRRMDWPGSLRIFPSSVQGSAAIPSLVRQIERAGQMKDLDLLVVARGGGSLEDLWCFNDEKVARALGDCPIPTISAIGHETDVVLTDFIADLRKETPTGAAEWISSVVARVVRDLEATGVDLVRAGRELLRSRLADLEQIRTRTVARPFLRQIESNSQRLDEWRDRILRTVEQGFAQKWNEKDQLKNRLKLRSPDRMLALRKTDFATIRKRLQLVVDRRAKEKKEKVEHLIPALRAGGLDHTLRRGFAVVRDEKGEPHKKAADWKVGDTLSIQFQDGRVEARAEKIDPKAK; encoded by the coding sequence ATGAGCCGTGGACCGGAGAGCGCAATCGGCGTAACCGAGTTGACCCGTTCCCTGAAACGAGTGATCGAGGATGGGTTTCCGGCGGTTTGGGTTCGTGGGGAGATTTCCAATCTGCGGAAACAGCCGAGTGGGCATTGTTATTTTTCCCTGAAGGATTCGGGGAGTCAGATTTCGGCGGTTCTCTTCCGCGGGAATGCCTTGCGGGTGGAATGCGAACCGGGCGATGGGCGTCAGGTCTTGGCCTTTGGGGAACTTTCGGTCTACGAGCCGCGGGGGACCTACCAGATCATCATCCGTGAAATGATCGAGGACGGGATTGGCCGACTGCAGCGGGAGTTCGAGCGCCTGAAGGAAAAAATGCGGCGCGAGGGGTTGTTTGACGATTCACGGAAAAAGGCGCTTCCGGCGCTGCCCTTGAAGGTCGGCGTTGTGACCTCGGCCAGTGGAGCTGCCATTCGCGACATGATCAGTGTTTTCCGCCGGATGGACTGGCCGGGCAGTCTCCGGATTTTCCCCTCATCCGTGCAAGGGTCAGCGGCGATTCCCTCTCTGGTCCGGCAGATCGAGCGGGCGGGGCAGATGAAGGATCTCGATCTCCTCGTGGTCGCCCGGGGAGGGGGGAGTCTCGAGGATCTCTGGTGCTTTAATGATGAGAAAGTGGCGCGAGCCTTGGGGGATTGCCCGATTCCGACGATTTCAGCCATTGGACACGAAACCGATGTGGTCTTGACCGATTTTATTGCCGATCTCCGTAAAGAAACCCCGACAGGGGCAGCCGAGTGGATCAGTAGCGTTGTCGCCCGGGTCGTTCGCGATCTTGAGGCGACGGGAGTCGATTTGGTCCGGGCGGGGAGAGAATTGTTGCGATCCCGGTTGGCCGACCTGGAACAAATCCGAACCCGAACGGTGGCGAGGCCGTTTCTCAGGCAAATTGAAAGCAACTCCCAGAGACTCGACGAATGGCGGGACCGGATTCTCCGGACGGTCGAGCAGGGATTTGCCCAGAAGTGGAATGAGAAGGATCAGTTGAAGAACCGCCTGAAATTGCGAAGCCCCGACCGAATGCTAGCCCTGCGGAAGACGGATTTCGCAACGATCCGGAAGCGGCTGCAGCTGGTGGTGGATCGGAGGGCCAAGGAGAAGAAGGAAAAGGTGGAACACCTGATCCCAGCTCTCCGTGCCGGCGGTTTGGATCATACCCTTCGTCGGGGATTTGCAGTGGTCCGGGACGAAAAAGGTGAACCGCACAAGAAAGCGGCGGATTGGAAGGTCGGGGATACGCTCTCGATCCAGTTCCAGGATGGTCGGGTCGAGGCCCGAGCAGAAAAGATCGATCCGAAGGCGAAATAG